One window of Methanogenium organophilum genomic DNA carries:
- a CDS encoding dihydroneopterin aldolase family protein gives MTDDAIQAAFEAGIKLGALYHQWVGTPISPDTAKSVETAIANAVALQPCVDSVSVTINTEMMEINPFGYSELAGKMFEVEIQTSVGDTTCTASLKFDGEYPLMEILDIK, from the coding sequence ATGACAGACGATGCTATTCAGGCTGCCTTTGAGGCAGGAATAAAACTTGGTGCCCTGTACCACCAGTGGGTGGGTACCCCGATATCGCCTGATACCGCCAAATCGGTTGAAACCGCAATTGCAAATGCTGTTGCCCTGCAGCCCTGTGTCGATTCCGTATCCGTCACCATCAACACAGAGATGATGGAAATAAATCCGTTCGGATACAGTGAGCTTGCAGGAAAGATGTTTGAGGTTGAGATTCAGACGTCAGTCGGAGACACAACATGCACCGCATCCCTCAAATTTGACGGAGAATATCCCCTCATGGAAATTCTTGATATCAAATGA
- a CDS encoding TatD family hydrolase codes for MTGLDIPVTDDHIHIDRENGRGIEAAKDFFRAGGTHIFLVTKPSWSHNVHPVTGDEFRHVYELTLETAAAIRETGVVVFPILGVHPAEIGKLTDRMSLADAEAVMKRGLDIAAEYVGEQAAVALKSGRPHYPVEPDVWEASNRILEHALILAHDSDCALQIHAETGPCADVFDMATRIGISPGRVVKHFGTPDTPLMPSLLARTKEIPACAHQGLVFTMESDYMDDNSRPGAVIGPKSVPRYTRKYLEGDLISEEEAWNIHADTPAKVYGVEISLF; via the coding sequence ATGACAGGACTGGACATTCCGGTAACTGATGATCATATCCATATCGACCGGGAAAACGGACGGGGGATAGAGGCCGCCAAGGATTTTTTCCGTGCAGGCGGCACACATATTTTTCTTGTGACGAAACCGTCATGGTCCCATAATGTCCATCCGGTGACCGGGGATGAATTCAGGCATGTATACGAATTAACGCTTGAAACCGCAGCAGCCATCCGGGAGACGGGTGTTGTGGTCTTCCCGATACTCGGAGTGCATCCCGCAGAGATCGGGAAACTGACTGATCGGATGTCACTAGCTGACGCCGAAGCGGTGATGAAAAGAGGTCTTGACATCGCGGCAGAATATGTGGGGGAACAGGCCGCAGTCGCACTGAAATCGGGCCGTCCGCATTATCCGGTTGAACCCGATGTATGGGAGGCATCGAATCGTATCCTGGAGCATGCTCTCATCCTCGCGCACGATAGTGACTGTGCCCTGCAGATTCATGCGGAAACAGGGCCGTGCGCTGATGTGTTTGATATGGCAACCCGCATTGGAATTTCACCGGGACGTGTGGTCAAACATTTTGGGACACCGGATACCCCCCTGATGCCCTCCCTTCTTGCACGCACCAAAGAGATTCCAGCGTGTGCGCACCAGGGTCTTGTGTTTACGATGGAGAGTGACTATATGGATGACAACTCCCGGCCGGGTGCAGTCATCGGCCCGAAATCCGTGCCGCGTTATACCCGAAAATACCTTGAAGGGGACCTAATCAGTGAAGAGGAAGCATGGAATATCCATGCAGACACACCTGCAAAGGTATACGGTGTGGAAATATCACTATTCTAG
- a CDS encoding DUF424 domain-containing protein — protein sequence MYMKIHRYSGVGHIVAVCDTELLNTTLTDEDLTIHVNEGFYGTTQCTDDEVKDAIMHASNCNLIGKKAIRIAIECGILDKNGYMMIGDVPHAQIYRT from the coding sequence ATGTATATGAAGATACACCGGTATTCAGGTGTAGGTCACATTGTTGCTGTATGCGACACGGAACTTCTCAACACAACTCTGACAGACGAAGACCTTACCATACATGTTAATGAGGGATTTTACGGCACTACCCAATGCACTGATGATGAGGTAAAAGATGCAATTATGCATGCGTCGAATTGCAACCTTATCGGAAAAAAAGCAATCAGAATAGCCATTGAATGCGGCATTCTGGATAAAAACGGATATATGATGATTGGGGATGTACCGCATGCCCAAATTTACCGGACTTAA
- a CDS encoding 60S ribosomal export protein NMD3, protein MAIQENFCPKCGGKTANEGLCNKCKVESIEWLICEPRVECVICPTCGSMKRGSIWTDVTYDRQQLIEELAFAAVSVHNDLEDPELAISTRDPTPNRTHCIIYVRGQLYGLPVQKTCELKIIWKKENCDRCSRLSGGYYESTIQVRATDRKPDAYERERVEKIAYDIEESVQEAGERLSFITRVDNTRDGVDIVVSSHNIGDTISRQIVTEMGGKITRHPKLVGERDGRKLYRITILLRLPQFRKGDVVFFKKRYYEVRGTDSGLLRVFDLSEGISNVLHDGEYRLIGNIRDAESADVTYIDNDIAGILDPVSYEIKDVKAQAWLRLAAHEKVRFLRDKEEDEIILVG, encoded by the coding sequence ATGGCAATACAGGAGAACTTCTGCCCGAAATGTGGAGGCAAAACCGCAAATGAAGGCCTTTGCAATAAATGCAAGGTGGAATCTATTGAATGGCTGATCTGCGAACCACGGGTAGAATGTGTAATATGCCCGACATGCGGCTCGATGAAACGGGGGAGCATCTGGACTGATGTGACATATGATCGTCAACAACTCATTGAAGAACTGGCATTTGCAGCAGTGTCCGTTCATAATGATCTTGAAGATCCGGAACTGGCCATATCCACCAGAGATCCGACACCAAATCGCACGCACTGCATTATCTATGTCAGGGGACAGTTGTATGGTCTGCCTGTCCAGAAAACCTGTGAACTGAAAATTATCTGGAAAAAAGAGAATTGCGACAGGTGCAGCAGATTATCCGGCGGATATTACGAATCGACCATTCAGGTGCGTGCAACGGACAGAAAACCGGATGCATATGAACGGGAACGGGTGGAAAAAATAGCGTATGATATTGAAGAGAGCGTTCAGGAAGCAGGAGAACGCCTTTCGTTTATCACCCGTGTTGATAATACCCGTGACGGTGTGGACATTGTTGTCTCAAGCCACAATATTGGCGATACCATCTCCCGGCAGATTGTAACGGAAATGGGTGGAAAAATAACCCGCCATCCAAAACTGGTGGGTGAGCGGGACGGAAGAAAATTATACCGTATCACCATACTCCTTCGGCTTCCCCAGTTTCGGAAAGGCGATGTTGTTTTCTTTAAAAAACGGTATTACGAAGTCAGGGGCACAGATTCCGGTCTTCTCAGGGTTTTTGATCTGAGTGAAGGGATCTCAAATGTTCTCCATGACGGGGAGTATCGGCTGATTGGCAATATCAGGGATGCCGAATCCGCTGATGTCACCTATATTGATAATGATATTGCTGGCATTCTTGACCCTGTCTCCTACGAAATAAAGGATGTAAAAGCACAGGCATGGCTCAGGCTCGCCGCACATGAAAAGGTACGATTTCTTCGTGACAAAGAAGAAGACGAGATCATTCTGGTCGGATGA
- a CDS encoding class I SAM-dependent methyltransferase: MRVRKYPREMLSVLTDAEWVDTTRRPYVRGDDAFIPVKTGYAADEVIAEKTPYSGRGYQMLGDVALLHGRPPTEQEIREIGDWIHPRGIVYVSGYRGEKRIPDASVVYGECGEVCHHEAGFIFYLDPMTVMFAMGNREEKMRMSELIRTSGEHHPIRCADMFAGIGYFTIPAAVHGATVHAMEINPDSFHYLEKNIVANSVEAAVTPELGDCRDNLNGVYDHILMGHFDALAFLPDACAHVRRGTVLHVHTVGEQYDAISKICEEAGFSTKITPYRVKKYGPGAWHMVHDVVIQ, encoded by the coding sequence ATGAGGGTGCGGAAATATCCACGGGAGATGCTCTCTGTCCTCACGGATGCAGAATGGGTGGATACTACCCGCCGCCCGTATGTGAGAGGAGATGATGCGTTCATTCCTGTCAAAACGGGGTATGCTGCAGACGAGGTGATCGCAGAGAAGACGCCCTACTCCGGAAGAGGATATCAGATGCTGGGTGATGTGGCACTTTTGCATGGCAGACCACCCACAGAACAGGAGATCAGAGAGATCGGGGACTGGATTCATCCACGCGGCATTGTATATGTCTCCGGATACCGTGGCGAAAAGCGAATCCCCGACGCATCTGTTGTATACGGAGAATGCGGTGAGGTATGCCATCATGAAGCGGGTTTTATCTTTTACCTGGATCCCATGACGGTGATGTTTGCCATGGGCAACCGTGAAGAAAAGATGCGTATGTCTGAATTAATCCGTACATCCGGCGAACATCACCCGATCCGGTGTGCTGATATGTTTGCGGGGATTGGCTATTTCACCATACCTGCCGCGGTGCATGGTGCAACTGTTCATGCAATGGAGATAAATCCTGACTCTTTTCATTATTTGGAGAAAAATATTGTTGCAAATAGCGTTGAAGCAGCAGTCACTCCGGAATTGGGAGACTGCAGGGATAACCTCAACGGCGTGTATGACCATATTCTGATGGGACATTTCGATGCGCTTGCATTTCTCCCCGATGCGTGTGCGCATGTGCGCCGGGGGACCGTTCTTCATGTGCACACCGTTGGAGAGCAGTATGATGCCATATCCAAAATCTGTGAAGAAGCAGGTTTTTCCACAAAGATTACTCCATATCGGGTTAAAAAATATGGACCAGGTGCATGGCACATGGTGCATGATGTGGTGATACAATGA
- the coaBC gene encoding bifunctional phosphopantothenoylcysteine decarboxylase/phosphopantothenate--cysteine ligase CoaBC has protein sequence MNTVRTTLTGKQIVLGITGSIAAVDDVKLAHALRRLGADVQGVMTTAACGILHADAITYATGHETITRCGGLVEHVTYCGDGGSADLLLIAPATANTICKIAHGIDDTPVTTFATTAIGSGMPVVLVPAMHESMYRHPGVCACLETLKTWGITIVDPRIEEGKAKIAAIDTIVHKTERALSGLPLAGKTVLITSGPCRERLDDVRVLTARSSGIMGKELAREASRLGAEVWIVHGDTLSVPHVHNVYAESAGEMLTAIRTLCERQTFDYYLSAAAISDFAPAPREGKIPSGENVTVELLVQPKIILDVMQGKNRPKVIVAFKLGWDSRTEAENLLEAGADMVAANTPDVLGRDTGAYDLIRRDWCVHVEGTKTEVAETLWQNLL, from the coding sequence ATGAATACCGTACGCACGACACTTACAGGAAAACAGATTGTTTTGGGGATCACCGGGAGCATTGCAGCCGTTGATGATGTGAAACTCGCACACGCGCTCCGGCGCCTGGGGGCTGATGTGCAGGGAGTAATGACGACTGCTGCCTGTGGAATTCTGCATGCTGATGCAATCACCTATGCAACCGGTCATGAGACGATTACCCGGTGCGGGGGACTTGTTGAGCATGTCACCTACTGCGGGGACGGGGGAAGTGCAGATCTGCTGTTAATTGCCCCTGCAACGGCAAATACGATCTGCAAGATTGCACATGGTATCGACGATACCCCGGTTACCACCTTTGCCACCACTGCCATCGGGAGCGGTATGCCTGTTGTTCTGGTGCCTGCGATGCATGAGAGTATGTACCGCCATCCCGGAGTATGTGCCTGCCTTGAAACTCTCAAAACGTGGGGAATAACGATTGTTGATCCCCGGATAGAAGAGGGGAAGGCAAAAATCGCAGCTATTGACACCATTGTGCATAAAACGGAACGGGCGCTCTCCGGCCTGCCTCTTGCAGGAAAGACTGTTCTCATAACCAGCGGGCCATGCCGTGAGCGCCTGGATGATGTACGGGTGCTCACCGCACGCTCCTCAGGTATTATGGGAAAAGAACTCGCACGTGAGGCCTCCCGACTGGGGGCGGAGGTTTGGATCGTGCATGGGGATACGCTCTCTGTGCCGCATGTACACAATGTATATGCAGAGTCTGCCGGCGAGATGCTCACCGCCATCCGGACACTGTGTGAAAGGCAGACCTTTGATTATTATCTCAGTGCCGCGGCAATCTCTGACTTTGCACCGGCGCCCAGAGAGGGAAAAATACCGAGCGGAGAGAATGTGACGGTAGAACTGCTCGTGCAGCCCAAAATTATTCTGGATGTTATGCAGGGAAAAAACCGTCCCAAAGTGATAGTCGCGTTTAAACTGGGATGGGACAGCAGAACAGAGGCAGAAAACCTGCTTGAAGCAGGGGCGGATATGGTTGCCGCAAATACTCCTGATGTACTGGGAAGGGATACCGGTGCATATGATCTTATTCGCAGAGATTGGTGCGTCCACGTAGAGGGCACAAAGACAGAGGTGGCAGAAACGCTATGGCAGAATCTGCTGTAG
- a CDS encoding pantoate kinase: MAESAVGFSPGHISGYFRRFDGDSMESTGSCGGGIVIDKGVYAVVTPARETSVSVNVARSADEDTCIARTSPPIEYALERLGVTATVKTITSLPPGAGFGLSAAALLATLTAANALFETGLTDDAIARLAHISELEHQTGLGDVAACTGGGIVCRKEPGISSSIIRMNGSGVTLSALSYGGLSTADVITSPAQMARVKEAYSAECAKSPQDFFRISREFAEKSGLIPEEIRPILDACDEHGIPASMTMLGKGVFALGDQSFSVLSEFGIPCELHVAEEGFRLIEVK; the protein is encoded by the coding sequence ATGGCAGAATCTGCTGTAGGATTTTCACCCGGACATATATCCGGGTATTTCCGGAGATTTGACGGGGACAGCATGGAGTCCACCGGAAGTTGCGGCGGGGGAATTGTGATTGACAAGGGGGTGTACGCAGTGGTCACGCCTGCTCGTGAGACCTCGGTTTCGGTTAATGTTGCACGAAGTGCAGATGAAGATACCTGTATTGCACGCACATCACCGCCAATCGAGTATGCACTGGAGAGACTCGGCGTAACGGCAACGGTGAAAACCATCACGTCCCTGCCGCCCGGAGCCGGATTCGGTCTCTCTGCTGCTGCACTTCTTGCAACCCTTACAGCTGCAAATGCGCTTTTTGAAACCGGACTCACAGATGATGCCATTGCCCGGCTTGCACACATTTCCGAACTGGAGCATCAGACCGGACTCGGTGATGTGGCTGCGTGCACCGGGGGCGGGATTGTGTGCAGGAAAGAGCCCGGAATTTCATCTTCTATTATCCGAATGAATGGCAGCGGGGTCACGCTTTCTGCGCTGAGTTATGGCGGGCTCTCCACCGCTGACGTCATCACCTCCCCTGCACAGATGGCCCGTGTCAAAGAGGCATATTCTGCGGAATGCGCTAAAAGCCCGCAGGATTTTTTCCGTATATCACGTGAGTTTGCAGAGAAGAGCGGGCTTATTCCGGAAGAAATTCGCCCGATACTGGATGCATGTGATGAACATGGAATACCTGCATCCATGACCATGCTTGGGAAGGGTGTTTTTGCCCTTGGCGACCAATCATTCTCTGTATTATCTGAATTCGGAATTCCCTGTGAACTGCATGTGGCAGAAGAGGGATTTCGGCTTATCGAAGTGAAATAA
- a CDS encoding 4-phosphopantoate--beta-alanine ligase, translated as MIPDNHPRYRSLVARERIADAVRSGIVVVEGASAHGRGEAFDYLLCEKTSESALLAEKTAAAYLMAADRAIISVNGNTAALAADEIRELAEASGAAVEVNLFHRTDERMAAITAHLKAAGVTVLEGTPERLLPLSHDRALCLRDGIGTADVVLVPLEDGDRCEALVAMGKTVITIDLNPLSRTAQTATVTIVDELTRALPNITRACRDMTPETGNQLVAAHDNTALLRAALRQIQETLADALD; from the coding sequence ATGATACCTGACAATCATCCCCGGTACCGGTCGCTTGTGGCACGCGAACGTATTGCAGACGCGGTGCGTTCAGGAATTGTCGTCGTCGAGGGGGCAAGTGCGCATGGAAGAGGGGAGGCATTTGACTATCTCCTTTGTGAAAAAACATCGGAGTCAGCGTTGTTAGCGGAAAAAACGGCTGCAGCATATCTTATGGCGGCAGACCGGGCGATCATATCTGTTAACGGGAATACAGCAGCCCTTGCTGCAGATGAAATCCGTGAGCTCGCAGAGGCATCCGGGGCTGCGGTGGAAGTGAACCTCTTCCACCGGACCGATGAACGGATGGCGGCAATCACTGCCCACCTGAAGGCAGCGGGTGTCACCGTCCTTGAAGGGACGCCTGAACGTCTTCTTCCCCTTTCCCATGACCGTGCGCTCTGCCTGAGAGACGGCATCGGTACGGCTGATGTGGTGCTGGTGCCGCTGGAGGACGGGGATCGGTGTGAAGCACTGGTCGCCATGGGAAAGACGGTCATCACGATCGATTTAAATCCTCTCTCACGCACTGCACAGACGGCTACCGTGACGATTGTTGATGAACTGACACGTGCACTGCCGAATATCACCCGTGCATGCCGGGACATGACCCCTGAAACCGGAAACCAGCTGGTTGCGGCCCACGACAATACGGCCCTTCTCCGTGCCGCACTCAGGCAAATACAGGAGACTCTTGCCGATGCTCTGGATTGA
- a CDS encoding AAA family ATPase, giving the protein MLWIEKYRPETFEDIRGQDAVVGMLKAFSADSLIPHLLISGRHGTGKSVAVECLAKELYGEFWKENMTVIQTGALFRGGKSYLENEEKFSHLYKKDASLINNFKYIVRWFASVKPLDAEFKLMVFDEAEALTFEAQQALRRMMERFSGTCRFIFITRTQSAIIPAIASRALPLFFRPLSDEIVLELMTAILAQENVPASAYNEEETELIAAAAQGDARKAILFCQMNCDSRIEGGFEEYLESETGNIARSVFRVLRKGDIEKAKSVIEILMLEYGLSGPEVLEELSRARKQEYNDPRITVALANADMMMRDAGNEYIQMDALLSSIVKEVFLVE; this is encoded by the coding sequence ATGCTCTGGATTGAAAAATACCGGCCGGAAACATTTGAAGATATCCGTGGGCAGGATGCCGTTGTCGGGATGCTGAAGGCGTTTTCCGCAGATTCACTGATTCCGCATCTCCTCATCAGCGGCCGCCACGGGACCGGAAAGAGCGTTGCTGTGGAGTGCCTCGCAAAAGAACTGTATGGGGAATTCTGGAAAGAGAATATGACGGTCATCCAGACCGGTGCACTCTTTCGGGGGGGGAAATCCTATCTGGAGAATGAGGAGAAATTTTCCCATCTTTACAAAAAGGATGCCAGCCTGATTAATAATTTCAAGTATATCGTGCGCTGGTTTGCCTCGGTGAAACCACTGGATGCCGAGTTTAAACTGATGGTCTTTGATGAGGCGGAGGCCCTGACGTTTGAAGCGCAGCAGGCACTCAGGAGAATGATGGAACGATTTTCCGGGACATGCCGGTTCATCTTCATTACCCGGACGCAGAGCGCGATTATCCCGGCCATTGCCTCCCGTGCCCTTCCGCTCTTTTTCCGGCCGCTCTCTGACGAGATTGTTCTTGAACTGATGACAGCGATCCTCGCACAGGAGAATGTTCCTGCATCCGCATATAATGAGGAGGAAACGGAACTGATCGCCGCCGCGGCACAGGGAGATGCACGTAAGGCAATCCTCTTCTGTCAGATGAACTGTGACAGCCGGATTGAAGGCGGGTTTGAGGAATATCTCGAATCAGAGACCGGCAATATCGCACGATCCGTCTTCCGGGTGCTCAGGAAGGGGGATATCGAAAAGGCAAAATCGGTCATTGAAATTCTTATGCTGGAATATGGCCTCTCCGGGCCGGAAGTGCTGGAAGAACTCTCACGTGCGAGGAAACAGGAGTACAACGATCCCCGTATCACTGTCGCTCTCGCGAATGCGGATATGATGATGCGGGATGCGGGCAATGAATATATCCAGATGGACGCCCTGCTCTCTTCAATTGTAAAAGAAGTATTTTTGGTGGAATAA
- a CDS encoding AIR synthase-related protein, which produces MDIEELTRRCLSAGTDEETCAHHLKEQILSMKPGASSDYALSMARAVVEEVKNSNLATSALTEYTKADVTMGEFGVGSRGIGDFFAHRQFPKIIGGSGASVGVDEMDDAGAVEAGGKYIITTVDGMHSRLSDYPFLAGFHVTRATLRDVYVMGAKPVAMLSDIHVGDDGDVAKIFDYTAGISVVSEAMDIPLVTGSTLRIGGDMVLGSRMTGCVGAVGVADHLTARTATEPGDCILMTEGAGGGTIATAAIYSGFPDVVEKTINIQFLRACEALLKSDVLPKIHTMTDVTNGGLRGDAYEMAETAGCDIVIVEDDLRSLVDPDVLNMLDALEIDYLGVSLDALLVVTRPEDADAVINVVASTGVTMKKIGYVTEGPGDAKLISGGEMTDFIPRFRESAYTPIKKVVDTTPHDFDAMKERVEQAADAARDKKERVLASLRQAE; this is translated from the coding sequence ATGGATATTGAAGAGCTGACACGGCGATGCCTCTCAGCAGGAACAGATGAAGAGACCTGTGCCCACCATCTCAAAGAACAGATTCTTTCGATGAAGCCGGGTGCATCATCTGACTATGCGCTCTCCATGGCCCGTGCAGTTGTAGAAGAAGTCAAAAACAGCAATCTGGCCACATCCGCACTCACTGAATATACCAAAGCGGATGTAACCATGGGCGAATTTGGTGTAGGTTCACGTGGTATCGGGGATTTCTTTGCTCACCGGCAGTTCCCGAAAATAATCGGTGGCAGCGGTGCGTCAGTCGGCGTCGATGAGATGGACGATGCGGGCGCTGTTGAAGCCGGCGGGAAATATATCATCACCACCGTTGACGGCATGCACTCCCGCCTCTCGGATTACCCCTTCCTTGCGGGATTCCATGTCACCCGTGCCACCCTGCGTGATGTCTATGTCATGGGTGCAAAACCGGTCGCCATGCTCTCTGACATTCATGTCGGGGATGACGGCGATGTGGCAAAGATATTCGATTATACCGCAGGCATCTCGGTTGTCAGTGAAGCAATGGATATCCCCCTTGTGACCGGCTCAACACTGAGAATCGGAGGCGACATGGTCCTTGGCAGCAGAATGACCGGGTGCGTGGGTGCAGTCGGCGTTGCCGATCATCTCACCGCACGAACCGCAACAGAACCCGGCGACTGCATCCTCATGACCGAAGGGGCGGGTGGCGGCACAATTGCAACCGCGGCCATTTATTCCGGGTTCCCGGATGTTGTGGAGAAGACCATCAACATTCAGTTCCTCCGTGCATGTGAAGCTCTCCTCAAAAGTGACGTGCTCCCCAAAATACACACCATGACAGATGTGACGAACGGCGGTCTGCGGGGAGATGCCTATGAAATGGCAGAGACAGCAGGGTGTGACATCGTAATTGTTGAAGATGACCTGCGATCTCTTGTCGACCCGGACGTGCTCAACATGCTGGACGCTCTCGAAATCGATTATCTGGGCGTATCCCTTGATGCCCTGCTTGTCGTGACACGGCCTGAGGATGCAGACGCGGTCATTAATGTGGTTGCGTCCACCGGGGTAACCATGAAGAAGATTGGCTATGTGACCGAAGGGCCGGGAGATGCAAAATTGATCTCCGGCGGCGAGATGACAGACTTCATCCCCCGCTTCCGGGAATCGGCGTACACACCGATCAAGAAAGTCGTCGATACAACACCCCACGACTTCGACGCAATGAAGGAGCGGGTGGAACAGGCGGCAGATGCCGCACGCGATAAAAAAGAGAGAGTGCTTGCATCTCTCAGACAGGCAGAATAA
- the thiD gene encoding bifunctional hydroxymethylpyrimidine kinase/phosphomethylpyrimidine kinase, giving the protein MEGQRVPFACTIAGSDSGGGAGIQADLKTFAALGVWGCTVVTAVTAQNTVDVLASLTVDTHIISRQMEAVFQDFPIRAAKTGMLPDAATIRTVAEHLPPEVSLVVDPVMVATSGRRLASPESLSAVCAHLIPRAALITPNIPELCVLTGRKTITTTDEMIAAGQEILAMGAGAVLMKGGHLTTERSPDVFLSADEQFIIDGPRYPYEVHGSGCSLAAAITAYLVRGEALPDACREGKMFVSCAIRDAVPALSGRRMVNPGSMISDAIPRRK; this is encoded by the coding sequence ATGGAAGGACAGCGGGTACCGTTTGCATGTACGATTGCGGGTTCTGATTCCGGCGGAGGTGCCGGGATTCAGGCAGATCTAAAGACATTTGCCGCTCTTGGTGTGTGGGGATGTACGGTTGTCACCGCAGTGACCGCCCAGAATACCGTTGACGTGCTCGCCAGCCTGACTGTGGATACGCATATCATCTCCCGCCAGATGGAGGCAGTGTTTCAGGATTTTCCCATCCGGGCAGCAAAAACCGGTATGCTGCCGGATGCCGCAACGATCCGAACGGTTGCAGAGCATCTTCCTCCTGAGGTGTCCCTGGTGGTCGATCCGGTGATGGTTGCGACATCCGGGCGCCGCCTTGCGTCACCGGAAAGCCTGTCCGCGGTATGTGCACACCTGATACCCCGGGCTGCACTGATCACTCCCAATATTCCTGAACTATGTGTTCTCACCGGAAGGAAGACAATTACAACAACGGATGAGATGATCGCCGCCGGGCAGGAGATTCTTGCAATGGGTGCGGGGGCAGTGCTTATGAAAGGTGGACACCTGACCACAGAGAGGTCACCGGATGTTTTTCTGAGCGCTGATGAACAGTTCATCATCGACGGTCCCCGGTATCCCTATGAGGTGCATGGCTCGGGCTGCTCTCTTGCAGCTGCAATCACGGCATATCTGGTGCGGGGGGAAGCACTGCCGGATGCATGTCGTGAGGGGAAGATGTTTGTCTCCTGTGCCATCCGGGATGCGGTGCCCGCCCTTTCCGGGAGACGGATGGTTAATCCCGGAAGTATGATCTCTGATGCGATCCCCCGCCGGAAGTGA